aataaaaaatttaaataaaaaaaaaaaactaaataaactgtaaaagagaacAACTAAaactagcgttccggtacgatgtcgcttagaaaccgattaggagtacgggtttaatacaactgccatactcgctaacaggttagcccgctacgtcAAGAGCTACTTgatttactaattaaaaaaatatatatatctcgtCTGGTTCAGTACTGCCGCTATGTATGTTTCCGTCGCCGAGCAGCATTGTTATGCTCCGATCTGAAGGGTGTacaacacctacgtctcaggtttatgatacttgacgtttcaaaagtgcttttaaagtaggcctacttataataaatgaaattttaatatattttgaagtgCTCCTTGCATCCTGTATCCATTTTGTGAAGAATTACATATCTTCGTCCACCTAATGTGAAATTATTCCAAACTCtggtaaaattaaactataaacttctgaatcaaaaaaaactaaataaattaattaaaatataaaataagatctCCTCCTCCAGCAGGATCTAAAATTATTAggacacatacacaaacacgtcaaacttttaacaccccgtcgttttttcGTCGGGTTTTAAAAAGCATTAATCATTTGCAAATCGTTCGTTTTATATTTGCCTGATCATTAATCACGCTCAAATTGTATTGGAACTTCGCGGTGGACGTGACATAACACACAAAAGGCAAAAGCGTGTTATTTCCAGACATTGACTTCTCCCTTTTTTGATTACCATTGTTCAAAAATCAAAAGAACGGAATCAAAGCTAAGCAAAAGCTATCAAAAGGTTATCTGGATAACAAAGAAAAGGTCTTTGTTAACTCTACTAATACCGAATTTCGCTTATTACGGGCCTATTCATTTTGTTAGCTAGTATTtggaaaaatatacttttaaattctTGCCTTTGATATTCTCATCGCGTAGTgcaacaataaaatatgtaactGTTTCGTAGTGTACATATCTAATGCAGCTGATATATATACTtaccttatatttttatattacaaaaaagagCTTTCCgatcaatatttaaaagtaaaagtcaaagtcaaaaatatcttcattcaagtaggcctaggtggcactttttgatgacggccgactggcgcagcgggcagcgactctgctttctgagtccatggccgtgggttcgattcccacaactgaaaaatgtttgtgtgatgaacaagaatgtttatctgtatattataagtatttatatgtattcataaaaacattcatcagtcatcttagtacgcataacacaagctacgcttactttggggctagatggcgatgtgtgtattgtcgtagtatatttatttatttattatttataggtagtgagatgatggcgataaccatattcgtaaccttaaaacttaagctgcgagggttcccaAAGCATCCTGGTCAGAGAAGAAGCCTGCAACAAACTTAGatgggtggttttttttttattatcaccatctcacatcgtcatttaaaattattagaaaatatctatagatatagattatctATTACGCAGTCCTTAATACAatcttagatcacgcgaatctctccgtgaaaaaaattaaagaaataggaATACTGTAAGCTATACTATTTCTTAAAATTCGTAcaataatttaactaaattaatttaaatcagcATATCTTCttggaaaagtaaaaaaacctttgtggggttgagatACTCAGCCATCATTAGGTactatgttataaaagcatatatgcTTGTAAATCATGATTTCCCATGATTTTTCTCgaagttaataaaaaacgtttaCAGAATTTACTgtactattgatgaattccttaatgacaaggttgcttggaagcaagccgctccgctttcatctcacacacgatagaacaattattgttaaattgtaaaatgatgttggagaatagaaactgctgagtttctggcttcttcttggtagaatctgaaTATCTCGTTTCAAAAGTTATTGTGAAtgtgtgaataaatgaattttgtatttttgaatttttaatgtgATAATATGTAGAGTAAGTATATGATAATAAATCACTTATTAAAACTAACGCAAAATCtcagtgtttatatcctctttgattATAAATGTGTTGAATCGATAATCATACCAACAGTTCATGCACAGGTTCCTTCCCTTTACAATTAAAGTCTACTAACCTATAGATCTTTTCGTGACTTTTTAGTGTCAAGTTTATTTTAGAGTAtatgtagtaattttttttaaaatgaataattggttATTTTGACCACTTGGCAAATTTGATTTGACACCTCAAGGCATGGATGGCCAGAGCTCAAACACTGCATGGCATTGTCATATGTATTCAAAGGTACTTCTTGATAGTAACACTGACCTCTTTTATACTTGTCAAAATACCGGCCAGTCCAGCCAATGTCTCCTGTCAATCTTCTGTCACtccatatttataaaatcatcGAAAACAATAAATTCTTCTTGAGATATTTCCGCAAATATGCCCAAAAGCACAACGGAAGACTTTACGACATCAAGCGATAAACGCCCTCGCAGCACCAGTAGAACAACGAATGCTCCTCTCCATTTTACCTTCCACAAACCAGGGTGCCATATAGAGAGCTGTTGCGGTGTCTGTAACCTATTCCCTGGGGTGCTGCTCATAGCGTTCTGTCAAGTTCTGGCTGGATCTATTCTTCTGACCCTGATCCTAACCCATGGAAAGCAGTATGATGAAATGCATCAGACTCCAACATCACAGTGTAAGTATTAGAAAAACATTGTTGTGTTTTTACGTCATCAATCCATCCATAGCCTATAactgcccactgctggactttaCGCCTCTCGCAAAGCGAAGGGCTTGCCCATAAAGCTGGGcggacggtttggtgatcgcagtgtgGTAGCAAAACTGAGAGACTGTTACCCATTCTCCCTCATATTCCCATATGTCCCTTTTCTTTTTCTGTAATCTATAGATTTGTtaatatgttctcaaaggtgtgtggagtccaccaattcgcactgggctagcgtgctGGACTTAACCCGTTCTCGATAcgacgtcaacgataaaaatgcttgggtgtaaattattgctctaaccaggttgcttctttaatagttttaagtgacaatgtgaggtggtcataataaaataacaaccggctacgtttgttgtgggcttctacttAGACTAGGGGctagggcgcatttggaaccctcgtagctttagttttaagttgacgaatgtagttatcgccatcaactcacttctatgttatactagctgttgcccgcgacttcgtctgcgtttgattttgttttttgatgtggcattcaatttagttgagttataaattttttaagtattatcgctaagccttaaatgaggggtttgccgctgtccgctaaggagttctgtcctcaatctccaaccacatttatcagatctacacaaagtttgggctaaattaaacacatattataacctctatagtacaaaaataattatttaagtcggttataatttgtcggagatATGGTGTAAGtcgtcaaacaatttcatcccctctcccaaaagaaccgataACCCTGACGCACTGCACTTATAATAAGTAGTACGTAGTCCAAAAGATTAAGAATAAACAGGCAAAAAAAAGGCAACCATGTCGGAGgaaaaagaaacacaaaaaaaaaatgcacccTATATTGAaatctcattttattttttatttgtattattttttttatatagtaggtatttagtttttaatttatacattatttttaaagttatgagcATGGCTTCTGGTGCGGTACTTAGCGGAGTGACAGGGGCAGGACTCCTATTGATTATAGTCGCACTCACAGAGAACTGCAGAGCTATGTTGGtgagaaacaataaatttattacatcgACATCTAagttttttagttatataaatgtaagttaatatatctataataatatagtgttTGTAAggcaacatattagtctatataaacaacaagtggatataaacagtgtacatacaagaaatggtcataaattagtgacatctgcgtatcgtctgcgaaaggtacagaagtcatttgttggattgagtatacgcttttataatatgattcctaaggtaattttggacctaccaatgcataagtttaaagaatatgttaaaacacatttattacagcgagtttACTATACagttaatgaatttcttaatgtcaaggttgcttggaagcatccggctacgctttcatctctcacaagatagaaaatattatgttgaaatgtaaaatttaaattgttgatgttggaaaagagcaactgctgagtttcttgccggcttcttctcggtggaatctgccttccgaaccggtggtagagtcactacaaacagacttccttgacgtttcaaaagtgcttatattaggtctacgtgaaataaatgaattgatttgaattttgaaaccattcggaccaagcagatggcccaccttatTGCAAGGGTATCTGATATAAGcaaaacaacacttcgcaggtaATGCAAAAAACGTCCTACAAATTGCCCCTCTGTGtcaatatataatgtaataacacCGGCTAAGCCAAAGTTACGCTAAAGCCACATTATCTGAACTCGCTGAATAATCGCGTTATCGCGTGAAGTGTGGCCGAGTAGCCCGTCGAATAGCGATGTATTCGGGCGAACACGAATGCTTATCGCGCCGCTGTCGGTAAACTGGAGCGCATCAAAGGGTTTTGTCGCGATAGAGTAAGCTTCATTGCTGCAACTCCCAGCAGGTGCGTAGGCACCGGTAGGTAGGTGCAAGGAAGTTTGCACGCTGCCTTTCCAaagcattaataatattcagtaatatttaaataacatattaattaGCGTACATTattgtacatatatacattcCAACTAGCTgtccccagcgccatctgtcgggctgatttgtgaatctaaaccatccggggtgcccaaacgcataccgaaaaactCATTCAAATCGGGTCTAGGCGGGGTTCAGTGACATACATGGCCGCACAcaaggaatatatatataaagataaatagttttaaatgaaatgaaacggctcagtttg
This is a stretch of genomic DNA from Pararge aegeria chromosome 12, ilParAegt1.1, whole genome shotgun sequence. It encodes these proteins:
- the LOC120628380 gene encoding uncharacterized protein LOC120628380, yielding MPKSTTEDFTTSSDKRPRSTSRTTNAPLHFTFHKPGCHIESCCGVCNLFPGVLLIAFCQVLAGSILLTLILTHGKQYDEMHQTPTSQFMSMASGAVLSGVTGAGLLLIIVALTENCRAMLVYLLVASLVWMGIVSLAVTKISTACVRFQDAPKIKDEQHRLANLACVSGLCTFIGALLYFFSFVVVFSFYHFRYVRRAILMHEAECE